The Nymphaea colorata isolate Beijing-Zhang1983 chromosome 5, ASM883128v2, whole genome shotgun sequence DNA segment TGATCAATCAGTTGAATCACTtgtaaatcaataaaaatttattatttcattcaATCTGGAGAATGAAAACCAGTagaaaaacacattaaaaaatgaaaaccttttaaattgtttaaaacaataatagaacAGCAACTTACGCGCTTCCGCGTAGCCCACAATTAAAACAGTCAGTCTGGAGCCTTTCGATATGAATGCCGTCGAACCAGAAGCCGGGAGTTACGGCAGCGGCGGACGGCTCTCCTCCATTGCCGGAGATGCCGCTGTAACAGCACTTTTTCACCGCCTTCTCTGCACATCCCAACTGATCTAAACGCGTATCTCTGAATCATCTTCTCTACTCATTTCGGGAATGCCGTCACTAGACATTCCTGTCAAAGTCTATCTATCTCTCGTCTTTTAGACCATCCATGTCACGTAATATCTCCAACCACACAGGGCGGGCGTGCTTCGACCGTGTCATTaccagagagagaaagcgagagaggaTTCTCCTTCTACTGAAAAGAAACAGAACttccttcttgttttgcttAGTTCACGCGAAGCAAGAAGCCAAGCACCGGAATTACTCGGTCATGTGATTGGATCAACTTTCGTTCACTCTGTAATTCCAGTTGTAGCTCAAGAAGAAGAGGCGTAAGAGAGAGATTCAGATTGGGGATTCGAAATCACCGAGTTTTTTTCATCGTATCTGCTATTACTTCAGGCAAAACCAGGACGCAATAGCATGGAGGAAATGGACATTGCGTTcaagaggaagacaaagtggaagagaattttttttggttgcttctCCGTTATATTCATCATGGCAGCCGGAATTGGTATTTTCTCGGCAGTCGTGCATGCAAACAGAAGCGGCAACGACGAATTCGACGGAGAGGTAGACAGCCTTTCATCAGTGAGCTCCATTTCTGCAATATGTGGGCGGACAGATTACAGAGATGTATGCGTCTCCGGTCTATCTTCTGCAACAGGTCCTGAGCCTGCTGGCAGCCGCACAAAACAGTTGATCAGGAAGGCGATCGTGCTCACCATTGTTGAAGTCGCCAGGGTTTTGAATCTCACAGCTAACATTGCTTCAGCCCATCAGAATTTCTCTGATTTCAGGCAGTTTGAAGCTCTTGCTGATTGCCAAGAGCTCCTGCAGAATGAAATCGACGAGCTAAGTAATTGTCTGTCTGATGTTTCTGGCAATAGCTTGAGGGAACTTCCAAACAGAGTTGATGAACTGAGAAATCGGTTGGGAGCTGCTATGTCATATCAAAGCTCATGTATCGACGGCCTGACCGATACCCAAGTAAGATCAATGATGGAGAATGAACTGGTGAATGCAACCAAATTGACAAGCAACGCTCTCGCTATAGTTACAGGGGTTGCCTCCATTCTCACTGATCTTCAAGTCGATGCCAAATCCAGTCGCTTACTTGCAGAGGAAGCCATAGAAAAACTCCAATATGATGGCAAGAAGGCAAGTACAGAATACCCATGTTGGTTTGAGTTGAAGGACAGGAAACTCTTGAGCCTTCATGATTCTGGAAAAGTGACACCAAATGCAATTGTAGCCAAGGATGGCAGTGGGCAATTCAAGGCGATATCTGCAGCACTAGCAGCAATGCCTGCGGATTACAATGGCAGATATGTCATATATGTCAAAGAGGGCATATATGAAGAGCAAGTCATTGTgacaaagaagatgaaaaacgTCTTGATGTATGGTGATGGGCCAAGAAAGACGATAGTCACAGGTCGAAAAAATTACGTCGACGGGACGACGACTTACAGAACGGCAACTTTTGGTGAGTATTAAGAATTAATTTTGGTCATGATTATAGAAGCAATGCTGACGTGCTATGAATTCAAAACCAATTTAATAAACAACCTTTGATGAGTATCTAAAGATTTTCAGTAGCATATCAACTAGGATCTCCGATTAATTGGAAGTACCACATTGAATTGCCAAGCAACTTTAAGTGTTTTACTAGGTTGGATTGAATCAATAAGTCCTTAAAAAGGAACTGAACAACAACTAACTCTTGAACCTGTTTACAGCCGTGAATGGCGACGGCTTTCTCGCGAAATCGATGGGATTCCAGAACACAGCAGGAGCTGCAAAGAACCAGGCAGTTGCGCTCAGGGTGCAATCAGACCGGTCTGCCTTCTTGAATTGCCAAGTAGAAGGATTCCAAAACACCCTCTATGTGCAAGCACATCGCCAATTTTACAGAGACTGTGTCATCTCTGGTACCATCGACTTCATCTTTGGAGACGCTGCTGTAGTCCTGCAGAACTGCTCCATGTTTGTAAGAAGACCACTTGACCATCAACACAACACAGTCACTGCCCAGGGAAGAACTGACAAGAGGAGTCCAACAGGGATAGTTATTCAGAATTGCCAAATCATGCCGGATGCGGAGCTCTCCCCTGTTATGTGGAGGATCCGGAGCTATCTCGGACGGCCTTTAAAGAAGTACGCgaggactgtgatcatggagtCTACAATTGGGAAGGTGATCCGGCCACAGGGATGGACTCCCTTGGATGGTAGCTTTGCTTTGGCTACTCTGTTGTTTGCAGAGTATGAGAACAGGGGACCTGGTGCAAACACTACTGGGAGGGTGAAATGGAAAGGGCACAGACTGATC contains these protein-coding regions:
- the LOC116254717 gene encoding pectinesterase-like: MEEMDIAFKRKTKWKRIFFGCFSVIFIMAAGIGIFSAVVHANRSGNDEFDGEVDSLSSVSSISAICGRTDYRDVCVSGLSSATGPEPAGSRTKQLIRKAIVLTIVEVARVLNLTANIASAHQNFSDFRQFEALADCQELLQNEIDELSNCLSDVSGNSLRELPNRVDELRNRLGAAMSYQSSCIDGLTDTQVRSMMENELVNATKLTSNALAIVTGVASILTDLQVDAKSSRLLAEEAIEKLQYDGKKASTEYPCWFELKDRKLLSLHDSGKVTPNAIVAKDGSGQFKAISAALAAMPADYNGRYVIYVKEGIYEEQVIVTKKMKNVLMYGDGPRKTIVTGRKNYVDGTTTYRTATFAVNGDGFLAKSMGFQNTAGAAKNQAVALRVQSDRSAFLNCQVEGFQNTLYVQAHRQFYRDCVISGTIDFIFGDAAVVLQNCSMFVRRPLDHQHNTVTAQGRTDKRSPTGIVIQNCQIMPDAELSPVMWRIRSYLGRPLKKYARTVIMESTIGKVIRPQGWTPLDGSFALATLLFAEYENRGPGANTTGRVKWKGHRLITSRTEALKYTAINFIQGRLWLRRTHIPYALGLLN